One Brassica napus cultivar Da-Ae chromosome A1, Da-Ae, whole genome shotgun sequence genomic region harbors:
- the LOC111215524 gene encoding protein BUNDLE SHEATH DEFECTIVE 2, chloroplastic, producing MANSLCFFSSPPTFCFPSPIKTPKPTHFFPLGDKKSSLVQKGEVFQTSKSKSFEIQATDGTQTTKTNSIVCQKCEGNGAVACSQCKGGGVNLIDHFNGQFKAGGLCWLCRGKKEVLCGECNGAGFLGGFLSTFDE from the exons ATGGCGAATTCACTatgcttcttctcttctcctcctacCTTTTGCTTCCCGTCTCCCATCAAAACCCCTAAGCCTACTCACTTCTTCCCATTAGGTGATAAGAAGTCGTCGTTGGTTCAGAAAGGAGAAGTGTTTCAGACTTCCAAATCCAAAAGCTTCGAAATTCAG GCCACAGACGGTACTCAGACCACTAAAACGAACAGCATAGTTTGTCAAAAATGTGAAGGGAATG GTGCTGTGGCATGTTCTCAATGCAAAGGGGGTGGTGTGAATTTGATTGATCATTTTAATGGGCAGTTTAAAGCTGGTGGCCTCTGTTGGCTTTGCAG AGGTAAAAAGGAGGTTTTGTGTGGAGAGTGCAATGGAGCTGGTTTCCTTGGTGGTTTCTTGAGCACCTTCGACGAGTAA
- the LOC106411776 gene encoding transcription factor bHLH47 isoform X2 — MGSKTPSTSDDDPHASVDQRSRKGKVPKRINKAVRERLKREHLNELFIELADTLEMIQQNSGKASILCEATKFLKDVFGQIESLRKEQTALLSESNYLTTEKNELKEETSVLETEISRLHSEIEARVNQSKPDLNTSPTPEYHHQQYPQLASQFSGLPIFQGAGFQQSSATPPGATVILLPMHPDLQTQDTSDLTGHLQTQAPTVMYNSSNVSKPCPRYANAADSWPSRLLGERLRVSE, encoded by the exons ATGGGATCGAAAACTCCTTCCACATCCGATGATGATCCACATGCTTCTGTTGACCAAAG GTCTAGAAAAGGCAAAGTACCTAAAAGGATAAACAAGGCTGTTAGGGAGAGGCTTAAACGCGAGCACTTGAATGAGCTTTTCATTGAGTTAGCCGATACACTTG AAATGATTCAGCAGAACAGTGGGAAAGCCTCCATACTGTGTGAAGCTACTAAGTTTTTGAAGGACGTGTTTGGTCAAATTGAGTCCCTTAGAAAGGAGCAAACTGCTCTCCTCTCTGAATCTAACTAC TTAACAACAGAGAAGAATGAACTCAAGGAAGAAACATCAGTACTTGAGACCGAGATCTCAAGACTACATTCCGAGATAGAAGCAAGAGTGAACCAGTCAAAACCTGACTTGAACACGTCCCCTACGCCTGAGTACCATCATCAACAGTATCCCCAACTTGCGTCTCAGTTTTCAGGACTACCCATTTTCCAAGGCGCCGGCTTTCAACAATCTTCTGCAACTCCTCCTGGTGCCACGGTTATTCTCCTTCCAATGCATCCTGATCTCCAGACACAAGATACTTCAGACTTGACAGGGCACCTGCAGACACAAGCGCCAACGGTGATGTATAATAGCTCAAATGTTAGTAAGCCATGCCCAAGGTATGCTAACGCTGCTGACTCATGGCCTTCTCGGCTACTTGGAGAGCGGCTGAGAGTTAGCGAATGA
- the LOC106411776 gene encoding transcription factor bHLH47 isoform X1, with translation MLTLTLRISFPKIKKMGSKTPSTSDDDPHASVDQRSRKGKVPKRINKAVRERLKREHLNELFIELADTLEMIQQNSGKASILCEATKFLKDVFGQIESLRKEQTALLSESNYLTTEKNELKEETSVLETEISRLHSEIEARVNQSKPDLNTSPTPEYHHQQYPQLASQFSGLPIFQGAGFQQSSATPPGATVILLPMHPDLQTQDTSDLTGHLQTQAPTVMYNSSNVSKPCPRYANAADSWPSRLLGERLRVSE, from the exons ATG TTGACTTTGACTCTCAGAATCTCCTTTCCTAAAATCAAGAAGATGGGATCGAAAACTCCTTCCACATCCGATGATGATCCACATGCTTCTGTTGACCAAAG GTCTAGAAAAGGCAAAGTACCTAAAAGGATAAACAAGGCTGTTAGGGAGAGGCTTAAACGCGAGCACTTGAATGAGCTTTTCATTGAGTTAGCCGATACACTTG AAATGATTCAGCAGAACAGTGGGAAAGCCTCCATACTGTGTGAAGCTACTAAGTTTTTGAAGGACGTGTTTGGTCAAATTGAGTCCCTTAGAAAGGAGCAAACTGCTCTCCTCTCTGAATCTAACTAC TTAACAACAGAGAAGAATGAACTCAAGGAAGAAACATCAGTACTTGAGACCGAGATCTCAAGACTACATTCCGAGATAGAAGCAAGAGTGAACCAGTCAAAACCTGACTTGAACACGTCCCCTACGCCTGAGTACCATCATCAACAGTATCCCCAACTTGCGTCTCAGTTTTCAGGACTACCCATTTTCCAAGGCGCCGGCTTTCAACAATCTTCTGCAACTCCTCCTGGTGCCACGGTTATTCTCCTTCCAATGCATCCTGATCTCCAGACACAAGATACTTCAGACTTGACAGGGCACCTGCAGACACAAGCGCCAACGGTGATGTATAATAGCTCAAATGTTAGTAAGCCATGCCCAAGGTATGCTAACGCTGCTGACTCATGGCCTTCTCGGCTACTTGGAGAGCGGCTGAGAGTTAGCGAATGA